A window of Bacteroidetes Order II. bacterium contains these coding sequences:
- a CDS encoding response regulator transcription factor, with protein MPQTTALIVDDERLARNALRRLLSVHPTLNILGEAAHADEAKAAIEKLRPNVLFLDIQMPGKSGFELLSELNFMPHVIFTTAFDQYALRAFEVSALDYLVKPIEPERLAEALKRVPLPQTEAPAEKHTTDYLKADEQVFVKDGERCWFVRIGDVRLIESEGNYTRLHFDRERPLILRSLNQLEERLDPAMFFRANRSQIINLRFIRKLDTWANGMLLAELTDGQRVELSRRRAQDFRERMSL; from the coding sequence ATGCCCCAAACCACAGCACTCATCGTTGATGACGAACGATTGGCCCGAAATGCACTGAGGAGATTGCTCTCCGTTCATCCGACGCTCAACATCTTAGGCGAAGCGGCTCATGCCGACGAAGCCAAGGCGGCCATCGAAAAACTACGGCCAAACGTTCTTTTTTTGGACATCCAAATGCCCGGAAAATCAGGATTTGAATTACTCTCCGAACTGAACTTCATGCCGCATGTCATTTTCACAACGGCATTCGATCAGTACGCCCTACGTGCCTTCGAAGTAAGCGCATTAGACTACCTTGTTAAACCCATAGAACCAGAACGCTTGGCCGAAGCCCTCAAACGAGTGCCCCTGCCACAAACAGAAGCGCCGGCCGAAAAACACACGACAGATTACCTCAAGGCCGATGAACAGGTTTTTGTTAAGGATGGAGAAAGATGCTGGTTTGTGCGTATTGGAGATGTACGCCTCATTGAGTCGGAAGGGAATTATACACGACTCCACTTCGACCGCGAGCGCCCACTCATCCTGCGCTCACTTAACCAATTAGAAGAGCGCTTAGACCCAGCCATGTTTTTTAGGGCCAACCGCAGCCAAATTATTAACCTACGCTTCATTCGGAAATTGGATACTTGGGCAAATGGAATGCTCCTTGCCGAACTTACCGACGGACAACGGGTGGAACTTTCCAGACGCCGCGCCCAAGACTTCCGTGAACGAATGAGCCTTTAA
- a CDS encoding carbohydrate binding family 9 domain-containing protein, producing the protein MLFLRFTYSFLSCFLCCLSSILVAQSDSGFTPNDRPRLVVPKVVLGVQLDGVLNEEAWQHASTAENFSEYFPNEKAKPPIGLKAMLMHDGKNLYVAFKITDDPTKIRASLRNRDEIWQDDYAGLVLDTYGNQQWGYFLASNPLGVQGDERLLVNSSSESAFNIEYQTAGKITEDGYQIEMRIPFTSLRFPESDNLVFRGNFWVSHPRASQNSYSWAGLTRNNSCLMCQYGYFEGLKSIRNVTQRVEVMPALIGSNGATRQDALNPNSTFERAPLALNSFDPSINLKYNLTSSATAELTVNPDFSQIESDQTQIDVNANSALFFPERRPFFQEGADIYSTFTRQVYSRSINKPLTAAKFTGRFGQTSLGYIGALDEASPLILPFEDGSSTLSDVGRSVSNILRVRQTLKKGSHVGTLITDRRLVEGGYGSTLGVDALLRLNDTDQIEVQIIGSNTNEPNNSALYNGSGMFDAGKYTAKFDGERFSGSLLYLSHERTSRTWFWDADFWATSPTFRADNGFVQSNDRKRIGVRAGRNVFPKDKWVVQYSPYIMTGYDWNYDRQRKDEYLFLGVNSQLKGQTRLSLGTLVHSKENFRKVEFESMQRFTLEANSDFSQRVGIGFFLQYGEMIARRQLRMGIGTNIGLGFEFKPTGRLTIEPEVNYSQLGDKVTKVDFFEGYIVRTRATYQFTRALSARMICEYDDFNVLMRYEPLLTYQISPFSVFYVGASLSNKKADIQLFPEVSYYPINQSVFFKFQYLFKI; encoded by the coding sequence ATGCTGTTTTTACGTTTCACGTATTCTTTTTTATCGTGTTTTTTGTGTTGTTTGTCTTCGATCCTGGTTGCACAATCGGATTCTGGCTTTACGCCGAATGACCGTCCGCGTCTTGTGGTTCCTAAAGTGGTCTTAGGGGTACAATTGGACGGTGTGCTAAATGAAGAAGCGTGGCAACATGCTTCTACTGCGGAAAACTTCTCGGAATATTTCCCGAACGAAAAAGCCAAACCTCCGATTGGCCTAAAAGCCATGTTGATGCATGATGGAAAAAACCTTTATGTGGCTTTCAAAATCACGGACGATCCGACCAAAATTCGGGCTTCTTTGAGGAATCGGGACGAAATCTGGCAAGATGACTATGCGGGTCTTGTGCTGGATACCTATGGAAACCAGCAATGGGGGTATTTTTTGGCTTCGAACCCATTGGGTGTTCAAGGAGATGAGCGCCTTTTGGTAAATAGCAGTTCGGAGTCTGCTTTTAATATAGAGTACCAAACGGCGGGGAAAATTACGGAAGATGGATACCAGATCGAGATGCGCATTCCGTTTACCAGTTTGCGTTTTCCGGAGTCTGATAACTTGGTGTTTCGGGGTAATTTCTGGGTTTCGCACCCACGGGCAAGTCAGAACTCTTATTCATGGGCAGGGCTTACCCGCAATAATAGTTGCCTGATGTGTCAGTATGGTTACTTCGAGGGTTTAAAAAGCATTCGCAACGTAACCCAGCGGGTGGAAGTGATGCCAGCCTTGATTGGTTCGAATGGCGCGACTCGTCAAGACGCTTTAAATCCGAATAGTACCTTTGAGCGGGCGCCACTGGCGTTAAACTCTTTTGATCCCTCAATTAATTTAAAGTATAATCTTACGTCCTCGGCAACGGCGGAGCTAACGGTTAATCCAGACTTCAGCCAGATCGAATCGGATCAAACGCAGATTGATGTGAATGCCAATTCTGCATTGTTTTTCCCGGAGCGGCGGCCTTTTTTTCAGGAAGGTGCGGATATTTATAGCACCTTTACCCGTCAGGTGTATTCTCGGAGTATCAATAAGCCCTTGACAGCGGCCAAGTTTACAGGTCGTTTTGGGCAGACGAGTTTGGGATATATTGGCGCATTGGACGAGGCAAGTCCATTAATCCTGCCTTTTGAGGATGGTAGCTCTACGCTGTCGGATGTTGGGCGGAGTGTGTCTAATATTTTGCGGGTTCGACAGACGTTGAAGAAGGGTTCGCATGTGGGCACGTTGATTACAGATCGTCGTTTAGTGGAGGGCGGATACGGCTCTACGTTGGGAGTAGATGCCTTGCTCCGACTTAATGACACGGATCAAATAGAGGTTCAGATAATTGGAAGTAATACAAACGAGCCAAATAATTCGGCTCTTTATAATGGATCCGGCATGTTTGATGCGGGAAAATATACGGCAAAATTTGATGGTGAACGTTTTTCAGGTTCCCTCTTGTACCTGAGTCATGAGCGTACCAGCCGAACATGGTTTTGGGATGCCGATTTTTGGGCGACAAGTCCTACGTTTCGGGCGGATAATGGTTTTGTACAAAGCAATGACCGGAAGCGGATTGGGGTTCGGGCCGGACGGAATGTGTTTCCGAAGGATAAATGGGTGGTACAATATTCGCCTTATATCATGACGGGCTACGATTGGAACTATGACCGACAGCGGAAGGATGAGTACCTGTTTTTGGGCGTAAATTCGCAACTAAAAGGGCAGACGCGTCTTTCTCTTGGGACTTTGGTTCATAGTAAGGAAAACTTCCGAAAGGTGGAGTTTGAGTCCATGCAACGGTTCACGCTCGAGGCGAATTCAGATTTTAGTCAGAGGGTGGGTATAGGTTTTTTCCTGCAATATGGCGAGATGATTGCCCGCCGACAGCTAAGAATGGGGATAGGGACCAATATTGGTCTTGGATTTGAGTTTAAGCCAACGGGCCGCCTCACGATAGAGCCAGAAGTGAACTATAGCCAGTTGGGCGATAAAGTAACGAAGGTAGATTTTTTTGAGGGTTATATTGTTCGGACGCGGGCGACCTATCAATTTACCCGTGCACTTTCTGCAAGAATGATTTGCGAGTACGACGATTTTAATGTACTGATGCGTTATGAGCCGTTGCTGACCTACCAGATAAGTCCATTTTCTGTGTTTTATGTGGGGGCGAGTTTGAGCAATAAAAAGGCGGATATTCAATTATTCCCAGAAGTGAGTTATTACCCGATCAACCAAAGCGTTTTCTTTAAATTCCAGTATCTTTTCAAGATATAA
- a CDS encoding glycoside hydrolase family 16 protein — protein sequence MKLLVIKFLYLFGIAGCGTLSPISDGWRLVWRDEFSQNGNPDPAKWDYEEGFVRNEESQYYTRNRPENARIEDGHLIIEGRKEFFSNPKYDPSGKTWQTQRPNAEYTSASLITQDKASWQYGRLEVRAKVPSGQGAWPAIWMMGINRTQVGWPKCGEVDILEYIGNRDPKTVYGTIHYPIEDGQYKSNGGTIKTSLPPYEGFHVYALEWDEKEIRWFFDKRLFHSFPLNTANEPDGNAFRKPFYLLINLAMGANWPGPVNPEHTPMRFVVDYVRVYQKKTIKPHHH from the coding sequence ATGAAACTTCTTGTTATAAAATTTTTATATCTGTTTGGTATCGCGGGGTGTGGCACCTTATCCCCAATTTCGGATGGATGGCGTTTGGTTTGGCGGGATGAGTTTAGCCAAAATGGTAACCCCGATCCAGCAAAATGGGACTATGAAGAAGGCTTTGTGCGGAACGAAGAATCGCAATATTATACCCGTAACCGCCCGGAAAATGCCCGAATAGAAGATGGGCACTTGATCATAGAGGGACGTAAGGAGTTTTTTTCAAATCCCAAGTATGATCCAAGCGGCAAAACATGGCAAACCCAACGGCCAAATGCTGAATATACCTCTGCCAGTTTAATCACACAAGACAAAGCCAGTTGGCAATATGGTCGGTTGGAAGTGCGTGCCAAGGTACCATCCGGTCAAGGAGCTTGGCCCGCCATTTGGATGATGGGCATCAACCGCACGCAAGTTGGATGGCCCAAATGTGGCGAAGTAGATATTTTGGAGTATATCGGAAACCGAGACCCTAAAACCGTTTATGGAACCATCCACTACCCGATAGAAGACGGCCAATACAAATCTAACGGAGGAACCATTAAAACCAGCCTCCCGCCCTATGAAGGTTTTCATGTGTATGCTTTAGAGTGGGACGAAAAAGAAATACGATGGTTTTTCGATAAACGACTTTTCCACAGCTTCCCGTTAAATACCGCCAATGAGCCAGACGGTAATGCCTTTCGCAAACCGTTTTATTTGTTGATCAACCTGGCAATGGGCGCAAACTGGCCCGGTCCTGTTAATCCAGAACATACCCCCATGCGCTTTGTGGTGGATTACGTGCGGGTATATCAAAAAAAGACAATAAAACCTCATCATCATTAA